AATCACTAAAAAAATTAGGCTCTAGGTCAGATTGTTATAAAGAAAACAGTCCATTCATTACTCTAAcagcgattttttttttgtttgtgttctgaagtgaataAATATGTCAGATCTTGGACTAAAGGTGTTGTAGCTCAACTGTTGGATATTGatgttattttttcacttttgctGATTGTCACCCTTTTACCCGAATTGATAATTTCTAACCAGGAAGTAATAAAGTTAAGCCTGTGTTAGTTGCATGTTCTCTAGAGGGTAACTAGGTTCACTTGCACTTTACATGTTATGGCTAGCGCTAGTAGGTTGCCAGATCACCATAGGGTATAAAACTCAGATCTGGCTGATAAAATTTCCAAGATAGAAGAACTTAATTATGCTGCAGTTTTGACCAGTTATCTCGCTGAAGAACGGATTGGTGAAGTCGCAGTAAAATTTTGTTTCCCTATCTTGTAAGCATATCTCAATATTTTTATTAGGTTTTATAATACAGAGGATGAAGAGACTGGATTAACCATGGTGGATGATCCAGATGATGTTACATTTGACCCGGAAATGTCCATAAATTTGTAAGTAAAAGATATGTTGTAAGATCAGAACTTTGATTCTTTGTCTCTGGTTTAGTTTCTGTAACTGCTTAGGCTGTGTACTGTATTTTTGCTCCGCCTTCATCTGTCTGTCCATAAGTCTGTCACCAAAGGTGGATTCTGCCATGACTTACAAGATGTTATAATCATCTTCAACCGAGAGAATTAAAATTATGTGCAGGTCATAACATTTTGTCcatttgttaatattttacagCATAAACATCAATGATCCATTTATGCTTTTTATGCcctccttcgaagaaggtggtgtatattgttttgcagatgtcggtcggtcggtcggtcggaatgtagaccaatccgtttccggatgataactcaagaacgcttgggcctaagatcatgaaagttgatagggaggttggtcatcactagcagatgactcctattgattttgaggtctgtatgtcaaaggtcaaggtcacagtgaccctgaatagtaaaacggtttccggatgataactcaagaacgcttgggcctaggatcatgaaagttgatagggagcttggtcatgaccagcagatgacccctattattttcaggtctgtatgtcaaaggtcaaggtcacagtgaccctgaatagtaaaacggtttccggatgataactcaagaacgcttaagcctaggatcatgaaagttgataaggaggtttgtcatgaccagcagatgacccctattgattttgaggtcaatattttaaaggtcaaggtcacagtgaccctgaacagttaaacagtttctggatgataactcaagaatgcataggcctagggtcacaaaagttgacaGAAAGGTttgacatgaccagcagatgacccctattgattttgaggtcagtatgtcaaaggtcaaggtcacattgaccaggaacagtaaaatggtttccgggcagtaactcaagaacgcttaggcctagtttCAGAAAAATTGAcagttaggttggtcatgaccagcagatgacccctattgattttgaggtcattaggtcaaaggtcaaggtcacattagccaggaacagttaagcagtttctgattatcttgtctaaaaccacagagcctagggctttgaaatttagtatgaattatcatctagtggtcctctaccaagatgattcaaattattgccctgggatctgatatggccccgccccgggggtcacatggtttatatagacttatatagggaaaagcttttaaaatcttcttgacaataacctacaacatttaaattttgaccatatgtatggttttgagtggcaagatgaaccttgacatgagttgaccttgaccttgacctagtgacctactttcacatgtctcaatctacagccttcaaatttggaccacatgcatagttttgtgtaccgaaaaaaactttgacattgacctagtgacctattttcacatttttgaaggtacaggcttcaaatttggaccacatgcatacttttgtgcaccgaaatgaactttgatcttgagattgaccaagtgacctactttcacatttatgattgtacatacttcagatttggactgcctgcatatttttgtgttctgaattgaaagttgacattgatttttacctactacctactttcacatttctcaagctacagcctccaaaatttgaagcacttgcatatttctttctaccgaaatgaactttgactttgataTTGGTCTAGTGACCttctttaacatttctcaagccacagctttcaaatttggaccacatacacattatattgtaccgaaatgaaatttgaccttgattttgaccttgagtaagtcttgaaatttgaaacattaaaaaatggctcagtggatggcaccaataTCACTTTCTAATCTCTTGttatgttaaaggtcaaagtcagattaaaacagaatggtagaactttaatttacagtgagcatataatttctgttccttgtgcaattactaaatgcatccgCGGGTGGAGGGgggaggcatttcgtgttcgacgagctcttgttctatcatattattattttatcatactGTTTCATACATAAAGTTTTTGAGGATAAATGGCAATTGTTATTATAGGCCAAGACCTGTTGACATGAAGGATGATGAATGTGTTCAGGATGTGAATGTGGAGCAAGAAGTAATTGACATCATTGAAGAAGATACAGAAGACACAGAAAATAGTGAAATAGAATACAGTAGCACAGGAAAAAATAAACTTCTGACATATAGTAATTCAGAGGAAGAAGATGGACTGATATTAGTATCAGAAGCATCTCTGAGAGCTCTAGCTAAAAAGATACCAATAACAgaatgtgaaaataaaagttgtaaaGAAACAGTTTCACTGTCCAGTAGAAAAAATGCATCTGGAATAACTCTCAACTGggtaatttttttattgtataaattgaaataattttgaggAGGGCATGAAAGCAGCATTCGTCAAATTATAGATTTCCTATAAAAATGGCATCAGTtttttacctcatcaagatgaaaTGCACAACCCATGtcactagggtcaaggtcacgttgcaggtcaaaggtcaggtagTTTACATTTGTGTATGCTCCATATCTTATTAGTGATGGGCCAAGTACCTGAATTATTTACCTTATCAAGAATGAGTATAGAGTGTATAATCTGTCAAgctcaactgaaggtcaaaggtcatgatcacaacaatttactttccctgtatcaaaACGACATCTGGGGTATTAATTTCCTTTATTGATTGTCTTAGTTGAGTGTGAAAGTGATTAGCAGTGAGTTAGTATGTATAACATACAAAAGTATACATAGAATGTAGTTTTTGTCTTTATGCAATTTGTTAGAAAAAGATATGTGTAGATAGTTTTGAAAGGCGTTCAGATAGCATGCCTTGAAAAAACTCTTTGGAGAACCCTTGTGAGTAGTATGTATTTAGGTTTGATAGTAATGTGTTCAAATGCAGGTACATGGCTGATGTAAAATTTTAAGATGTAGCTTAAAGatgacattttaatttttcagatGTGCCCAAAAAGCCACAACAGTTTAACATGGACAAGCCAACCTGTCCTACCAAACGGAGTAATGGTTGGAAATTTCAAAATCTGTGCAGCAATAGTCATGTCTGGAAATAACTATTCCAAAGTTGCCCTTATGGCTAAGTTCATGAGGTTGGGATTTCCTTCCGCCTCCATGTTCGATAGAATTCAGGGCCAGTATATTATACCAGAAGTTGACAGGTACTGGTTGACTATAAAACAATCGACCCAAGAAGAATTGCGTGCCACAAGCATTGTAGTTGCAGGTAAAAAAAGgctttttaaattgaatatagtTTATATTATTAAGCTTCTAATAATTGACGTAATGAGTAGAGAAGAAAACTGATTTACATTGAACTCCACCTATCATTTCCTAGTTTCATGATTAGCCAATGGGGCTTTatcctttcaaaattgtattattACTATGCTCCCAGATACAAAGTATATAGAAGCTATACTTGAGTGGACCCCGCCTTTCTCTTTGTCTGTCTGCTTATCATATCCTTTCCATAACTTCTAAACAGCAGTAAAGGTTTTTGTGAAACAAGCGTCAGTTAtaatctcatcaagacgatgtacatAGTCAAAAATTCAGGTCACatggtccaaggtcaaggtcacacttagataaTGGACAAAAAGTTTTACTTTGTTTGCTCTTATTGTCTAAACCAATTGTAAGATTGCTATGAAACTACCTCAGTGCATACAACCTGGGTCACTAAGTCCAAGGTCACACTCATAAGtcaaatataaattacattaattTGTGTTCTTTTTATTTCCTCTATACAACTATAATCAATTACGTAAAATTCCCATCAACTGTTTGCCACATGAACATGACATGGAGAGTGCACTATCCAGGTCACACTTGAATGTCAAAGCTCATGTTTACAACATAACAAAGGGGCAACTATGCACATCAAATGCCTTCAGTAACAATTCTACTAATCATTCTTTTCAGTAGCTGGTACAGGAAAACATTAAAGGGGATATGGATTTGTTATTTTCTTCTAAAAGTTGTACCAAAAGTGTTGCTTTAGGCTTAGAAATTTTATggtgaagtacatgtatattcaatttTCAACTACAagctataatattttattatttatgttggGATGTATGTCGGAAATGGTGTTTATGAAACTGCCTTTGTTTATGCAGGGGATGGAAGAATGGACTGTCCTGGCCATTCTGCCAAATACTGCACCTACACTGTCATGAATCAGACAGACAAGAAAATAGTTTCAATGGAAGTAATTGATAAAAGAGAAGTTCAGCTTAAATCCGGACAGTTGGAAGTACGTGGCTTTAGAAAGACTATGGATGATATTAAAGATGCTGGCATAGAGGTGAAGGAGATTGTGACTGATGCACATCCTCAGATCTCATCAATTATGCGTTAGTGTACTTACACATTATTTAGTACCTGTTTGGAATTTACATTAATTAAGGACAAATATGGGTCCCACATTATTTAACTTCATTAATTCATTTTATCCCTAAATGTGTTCGACAGCAAACATGCCTTCTTCCTCCAAGACTGACATCTGTGGGACCATGCTACAGTTCTGACTAAAAATTAtctaatatttatgtaaaatccTTGTATTGtaatctctgttactatcagttCTGAAAACCAAAATCCTGTCTCTGATGTTTAGTAAACTTCACAAGAGAAACAATCTAGAGGTGTACAATAATCTCATTTTCTCTGCTCTTTATTTGTTTCACATGATtgcaagtgtgatttattgttaCAGGCAAAGACTTTCCTGATATACGACACAGCTGGGATATGTGGCACGGAGCAAAGAATCTGGGGAAAAAGTTACATGCTGTAAGATATTTTTCAACAACAGTTTTAGCTCATTATAAGTTATACGCATTTTTTACACTAAATTAAGGGTCTTTATAACAAATTCAGTTGCATCTCataaaatttcattcaatttgatcatatctttttttttcatttgctctGTGAAGATATTGCACTACCTGATAATTTAAGGTTagcttttttctgttttgtagGCAGCATTGGAAAAGGGAAATAGTCATCTGAAGCCATGGGTTTCAGGACAACAAACCATTTCTTTTACAGCGCTGAAACTTGCAATGGTGACAGAGATGTTTTACAGGTactatattttaacttttagatTTACCCCCATATCAGAAATGCTATTTATAACATCAGGCAATTTTTCTAATGTATGAATAGGGCATAAGGCCACTTCCCTATTAAATTTCTTGAAATCTTGCAGTTTTTCCCAAAttgactactgtgaaatcataaattttTTGCATAGCTTTGCTAAATCGGCAAAATTAAATTCCAGTGCAGTAACAGATAACGGCAAATATTTTTACTTCTGAAGTTGAAATTGTTAAATTTATATGCTCATGAAATGGGTGTTTTTGCTGAAacgtcaaaatatacaatatcagACCCTTGCTGTTGATTAAAATCCCTAAAGATAACATTAGCTGtgcatttttaaaaggaaaaaataactTTTCACTGAATCTGTATGTGTCTAACATATTATTTAGCTCTATGTTAGCTTTTTTGATCGTCCCGTGTCCATAGTCGACAACTGTACtgtaacacttagaggtcaaaattttggccaaatcttatcaaacttggtcacaattttgcccttataaaatctcagattattttgaaactgggtcaaaaactaggtcaatagggcAGTTGTTAGGAAAACCATGTTAACACTTTAGACCGCATTTTCTTCCTTTCTTCCTCATTTTCATTAAACTGTCATCATATCTGTAAGAAATCTAGGACAAATTAAATACTAGGTTATATTGGTTAGAACTATGTCAGATGTGCGAttcagggccttcagggccctcttttTACTTTTCAGTCTTCTCATGATTTATTTCAATTCTCATTTATAGATGAAGTTTGTGTCAGTCATGAACCAATCCTTAAATGTACATCGATTGGCATTAGGGGGATGTGAAATAGTCTCGCCAGTCAGAGCCCTTAAATGTTCCCCAAGTATCATTGAatggtgctagtgggcgtgataGTTGTTGCGCATTCAATAACCTTTCGTGTACAGGcgcaataaaaccgagtctgctattattttgctcggttGTATTCCATGCTTTTAAAGGATCGCCATAAAAATTTTAGTTCGCATTGTTCGTctttttagttgaaaaaaaaaacattgcaatTTAACAAGATTTGAAACTATTTAGCCATGCAAAACACtgatatatctaataaaaaaTCTGACTTTAAAAAGTACTTCCGTTCCTTGCAAAtttgaaatatagataaaatatcaGTCATCAGAATTCAATCGAGTTGCAAACTGAGGTTAAAATTTATGCACATAGACTTTAAAGGAAAcggttattttttaaataaaaatcgcAAAAAGGCACAACAAAGCAAcaacatatatttttaatattgggATCGAAGGTATAAAATACcgtcaaagttttcttttttttttctttttactattttgCTATTATGTTCGCCGCGTAGGTTGCCATGTTAACTTAATCCTTAAATCTTAGAAGGAGTTTTTCCCTTAATAACTGTATACAAAGACTCTTTGTGAACTAAGTATTGCTATACTTGTATATAATTACTTCagttaatcattttaattttgcCCGCGAGCATAATGTTTCTGTCATAATAGGTGGCTTTGCTTTATGCACATCCGTTCTTCTATTACAACCCTGTTTGTCTCCTTGCTGCCATATTTTCTACACATTTACCACGTCTATATCATGTTTTTCTCTTAGTGTCACGATTGATTTTAGTCGGCTGGGTTAAAACACGTATGTACTGCAGTAACTGTGATTTTTAAAACGACATTTTACGTGAATactcactgcgaaaaaagagttaatatacgggagtgtacgggattccgtatattaccaatatacgggaagaaatacgggaaaactaaaatacgggcgtgtacggacttgtatatttaaaagtccgtataccaataaaatacggatttccgtatactatgaaatacggaattcttgatatatgataccccgtatattattgaaatacggaaatttttaaaatgggttattctgatcgtatacaacacacACTTTATATTTCcagtatatgtctggtgtacgggcaTAAATTAA
This DNA window, taken from Mercenaria mercenaria strain notata chromosome 19, MADL_Memer_1, whole genome shotgun sequence, encodes the following:
- the LOC128550965 gene encoding uncharacterized protein LOC128550965, which encodes MVDDPDDVTFDPEMSINLPRPVDMKDDECVQDVNVEQEVIDIIEEDTEDTENSEIEYSSTGKNKLLTYSNSEEEDGLILVSEASLRALAKKIPITECENKSCKETVSLSSRKNASGITLNWMCPKSHNSLTWTSQPVLPNGVMVGNFKICAAIVMSGNNYSKVALMAKFMRLGFPSASMFDRIQGQYIIPEVDRYWLTIKQSTQEELRATSIVVAGDGRMDCPGHSAKYCTYTVMNQTDKKIVSMEVIDKREVQLKSGQLEVRGFRKTMDDIKDAGIEVKEIVTDAHPQISSIMRKDFPDIRHSWDMWHGAKNLGKKLHAAALEKGNSHLKPWVSGQQTISFTALKLAMVTEMFYR